The proteins below come from a single Asanoa ferruginea genomic window:
- a CDS encoding VOC family protein: MFRGIATVNYWTDDLAAAKKWYSEVLGIEPYFEVPGGYAEFRLGDYQQELGLIDRAFAPDDAATRSGGVVAYWHVDDIDAALDRLTSLGATVREQPRDRGKGFITATVTDPFDNILGIMFNPHYVDVLGGKS, from the coding sequence ATGTTCCGGGGGATCGCGACGGTCAACTACTGGACCGACGACCTGGCCGCGGCAAAGAAGTGGTACTCCGAGGTGCTCGGGATCGAGCCTTATTTCGAAGTGCCGGGTGGTTACGCCGAGTTCCGGCTCGGTGACTATCAGCAGGAGCTCGGCCTGATCGACCGCGCGTTCGCGCCCGACGACGCGGCGACCAGGTCCGGCGGGGTGGTCGCCTACTGGCACGTCGACGACATCGACGCCGCCCTCGACCGGCTGACCAGCCTCGGCGCGACGGTCCGCGAGCAGCCCCGCGACCGCGGCAAGGGCTTCATCACGGCCACGGTCACCGACCCGTTCGACAACATCCTGGGCATCATGTTCAACCCGCACTACGTGGATGTTCTGGGCGGCAAGAGTTAG
- a CDS encoding maleylpyruvate isomerase family mycothiol-dependent enzyme — protein sequence MASSADRVIAVLRTGHDDLVAQVARFTPVDLARPSGASEWDVSQVLSHLGSGAEINLATLEAGITGGAAPDGEFNKSVWAKWDNASREERAEWVVTANEALVKRYESLSDSERESVRVSYAWMPAPVDVAASATMRLSEFALHAWDVAVAFDPAATVAADAAPLLLGQMAHMFAWVAKPEHLEGKTATLAVELTDVPESFGLVLGPEISLAEAPADPDGTLRLPAETWLRLVSGRLKPEFAASTAKIDGPLSLDELRRVFPGF from the coding sequence ATGGCATCCTCCGCTGACCGCGTCATCGCGGTGCTGCGTACCGGCCACGACGACCTCGTCGCCCAGGTCGCCCGGTTCACCCCCGTCGACCTCGCCCGCCCCTCCGGCGCCAGCGAGTGGGACGTCTCGCAGGTGCTCAGCCACCTCGGCAGCGGCGCCGAGATCAACCTGGCCACGCTGGAGGCCGGCATCACCGGCGGCGCCGCGCCCGACGGCGAGTTCAACAAGAGCGTCTGGGCCAAGTGGGACAACGCGTCCCGCGAGGAGCGCGCCGAGTGGGTCGTCACGGCCAACGAGGCCCTGGTCAAGCGCTACGAGTCGCTCAGTGACTCGGAGCGCGAGTCGGTCCGGGTCAGCTACGCCTGGATGCCGGCACCGGTCGACGTCGCCGCCTCCGCGACGATGCGGCTCTCCGAGTTCGCGCTGCACGCCTGGGACGTCGCGGTCGCCTTCGACCCGGCGGCGACCGTCGCGGCCGACGCGGCGCCGCTGCTGCTCGGCCAGATGGCCCACATGTTCGCCTGGGTCGCCAAGCCCGAGCACCTCGAGGGCAAGACCGCGACGCTGGCCGTCGAGCTGACCGACGTCCCCGAGTCGTTCGGCCTGGTGCTCGGCCCGGAGATCTCGCTGGCCGAGGCCCCGGCCGACCCCGACGGCACCCTGCGGCTGCCGGCGGAGACCTGGCTGCGGCTGGTCAGCGGCCGGCTCAAGCCGGAGTTCGCTGCGTCGACGGCCAAGATCGACGGTCCGCTGAGCCTCGACGAGCTGCGCCGGGTGTTCCCCGGCTTCTGA
- a CDS encoding epoxide hydrolase family protein, giving the protein MIATPPAALDDLRRRLRATRWPEPAAVDGWDQGVPLEYLQDLVAYWADDHDWRATQTRVDQIEQRRITVDGLEIHLLHRRSTGTLPIILTHGWPGSFFEYEAVVEPLAKAGFDVVVPSLPGYGFSGQPTAPGWDIHRIARAWAELMTALGYPRFIAAGGDWGTSISTSLALQAPERLLGIHLVPPLVAPIRTDLTPAEASALADLADRERDGSGYSAVHATRPQTLGYSLVDSPAGLCAWIVEKIWAWSDHDGDLATVLTRDQVLDNVTLYWLTGTGASSARLYWESIAEVSRWFTTSTDDVVRVPTGCTIFPKEVPRPSRRWAERRFPNIVHWGEPLRGGHFGAWEQPELFVEELKAFAGRL; this is encoded by the coding sequence ATGATCGCAACGCCGCCGGCGGCGCTCGACGACCTGCGCCGCCGGCTCCGCGCCACGAGATGGCCGGAGCCGGCGGCGGTCGACGGCTGGGACCAGGGCGTACCCCTGGAATATCTTCAAGATCTTGTCGCCTATTGGGCCGACGACCATGACTGGCGGGCGACGCAGACCCGGGTCGACCAGATCGAGCAGCGCCGCATCACCGTCGACGGCCTGGAGATCCACCTCCTGCACCGGCGCTCGACCGGCACCCTGCCGATCATCCTCACGCACGGCTGGCCCGGATCATTCTTCGAGTACGAGGCCGTGGTCGAACCCCTGGCCAAAGCCGGCTTCGACGTGGTGGTGCCGTCGCTGCCCGGCTACGGCTTCAGCGGGCAACCCACCGCACCGGGGTGGGACATCCACCGGATCGCGCGGGCGTGGGCCGAGCTGATGACCGCGCTCGGCTATCCCCGCTTCATCGCGGCCGGCGGCGACTGGGGCACCAGCATCTCGACCAGCCTCGCGCTGCAGGCGCCGGAGCGGTTGCTGGGCATCCACCTCGTACCCCCGTTGGTGGCGCCCATCCGCACTGACCTGACACCGGCGGAGGCCAGCGCCCTGGCCGACCTGGCCGACCGGGAACGGGACGGCTCCGGCTATTCGGCCGTGCACGCCACCCGGCCGCAGACGCTCGGCTATTCCCTTGTGGACTCCCCCGCCGGCCTGTGCGCCTGGATCGTCGAGAAGATCTGGGCCTGGTCCGACCACGACGGCGATCTGGCCACCGTGCTCACCCGCGACCAGGTCCTCGACAACGTCACGCTCTACTGGCTGACGGGGACCGGTGCGTCATCGGCCCGCCTCTATTGGGAGAGCATCGCCGAGGTGTCGCGCTGGTTCACAACGTCAACCGACGATGTCGTACGCGTGCCGACCGGTTGCACGATCTTCCCCAAGGAGGTGCCCCGCCCGTCGCGCCGCTGGGCGGAGCGCCGCTTCCCCAATATCGTCCACTGGGGAGAGCCACTCCGCGGGGGCCACTTCGGCGCCTGGGAGCAGCCTGAGCTGTTCGTCGAGGAGCTGAAGGCCTTCGCCGGGCGCCTCTGA
- a CDS encoding HD domain-containing protein, translating into MPTVEETDAFAARCHEGQVDKAGLPYIAHPRAVAAALVEHGDEAVMAGLLHDVVEDCGVTLDELRAMGYPERVVSAVDSVTHRAGESYLDAVRRAAADPLGRLVKLSDNATNSDEERLALLDAATADRLRTKYAEARAVLLA; encoded by the coding sequence ATGCCGACCGTTGAGGAGACCGACGCGTTCGCCGCGCGCTGCCACGAAGGCCAGGTCGACAAGGCCGGGCTGCCCTACATCGCGCACCCGCGCGCGGTCGCGGCGGCCCTGGTCGAACACGGCGACGAGGCGGTCATGGCCGGGCTGCTCCACGACGTCGTCGAGGACTGCGGCGTGACCCTCGACGAGCTGCGGGCGATGGGCTACCCGGAGCGGGTGGTCTCGGCGGTGGATTCTGTGACGCACCGTGCCGGCGAGTCCTATCTGGACGCGGTCCGCCGTGCGGCAGCCGATCCGTTGGGCCGGCTCGTCAAGCTGTCGGACAACGCGACCAACAGCGATGAGGAGCGGTTGGCCCTGCTCGACGCGGCGACGGCGGACCGGCTGCGGACGAAATACGCGGAGGCGCGAGCCGTGCTGCTCGCCTAG
- a CDS encoding MBL fold metallo-hydrolase — protein sequence MSSYTGNVETGGAPAVRELPGLRITKVSVGPMSNNAYLLECLGTGDLLLIDAANEAPRLLELVGGRPLSAVVTTHQHMDHWVALEEVVAATGARALAHPDDAEGLPISTSPVAEGDRIPVGDCELEVIHLVGHTPGSIALVYRDPSGTPHLFTGDSLFPGGVGNTHDDPVAFASLIDDVEHKLFDALPDETWFYPGHGNDSTLGAERGSIPEWRARGW from the coding sequence ATGTCCTCGTACACCGGAAACGTCGAAACCGGCGGTGCGCCGGCCGTCCGCGAACTGCCCGGCCTGCGCATCACCAAGGTCTCGGTCGGCCCGATGTCCAACAACGCCTACCTGCTGGAATGCCTGGGCACCGGCGACCTGCTGCTGATCGACGCGGCCAACGAGGCGCCGCGCCTGCTCGAACTCGTCGGTGGCCGCCCGCTCTCCGCGGTGGTGACCACCCACCAGCACATGGACCACTGGGTGGCGCTGGAGGAGGTCGTGGCCGCGACCGGCGCCCGCGCGCTGGCCCACCCCGACGACGCCGAGGGCCTGCCGATCTCGACGTCGCCGGTGGCCGAGGGCGACCGCATCCCGGTCGGCGACTGCGAGCTCGAGGTCATCCACCTGGTCGGCCACACGCCGGGCTCGATCGCCCTGGTCTACCGCGACCCGTCGGGCACGCCACACCTCTTCACCGGCGACAGCCTGTTCCCGGGCGGCGTCGGCAACACCCACGACGACCCGGTGGCGTTCGCGTCGTTGATCGACGACGTCGAGCACAAGCTCTTCGACGCGCTCCCCGACGAGACCTGGTTCTACCCGGGCCACGGCAACGACTCCACGTTGGGCGCCGAGCGCGGTTCGATCCCCGAGTGGCGGGCTCGCGGCTGGTGA
- a CDS encoding maleylpyruvate isomerase family mycothiol-dependent enzyme, with amino-acid sequence MSTDPLSLMAEVNRATERLIATAEGFDDAAVAAPSALPGWTRGHVLAHVARNADGMRNLLTWARTGVVTPQYQPGQREADIAADADRPAAVHLADIRESALAYAAAADALTPEQWATILDIPGQPQAAVFGVWRRLREVEVHHVDLAAGYGHDDWPDWFGHRLLHEVTSGLGDTPPLVLRPLGAGHPLEVGTGGPVVSGSACALAAWVTGRSDGAGLTVSPDGPLPTPPAWI; translated from the coding sequence GTGAGCACGGATCCGCTGTCACTCATGGCGGAGGTCAACCGCGCGACCGAGCGGTTGATCGCCACAGCGGAGGGATTCGACGACGCTGCCGTGGCGGCACCGTCCGCGCTGCCCGGCTGGACCCGCGGCCACGTGCTGGCCCACGTCGCCCGCAACGCCGACGGCATGCGCAACCTGCTGACCTGGGCCCGCACCGGTGTGGTGACCCCGCAATACCAGCCCGGCCAGCGCGAGGCCGACATCGCCGCCGACGCCGACCGGCCGGCCGCGGTGCACCTGGCCGACATCCGCGAGTCGGCGCTGGCCTACGCGGCGGCCGCGGACGCGCTCACCCCTGAGCAGTGGGCGACCATCCTCGACATCCCCGGCCAGCCGCAGGCGGCCGTGTTCGGCGTCTGGCGCCGGCTGCGCGAGGTCGAGGTGCATCACGTCGACCTGGCGGCCGGCTACGGCCACGACGACTGGCCCGACTGGTTCGGCCACCGGCTGCTGCACGAGGTGACCAGCGGGCTCGGCGACACGCCCCCGCTCGTGCTCCGGCCGCTCGGCGCCGGCCACCCGCTCGAGGTCGGCACCGGCGGCCCGGTGGTGTCGGGCTCGGCCTGCGCGCTCGCGGCCTGGGTCACCGGCCGCTCCGACGGCGCCGGCCTCACCGTCTCGCCCGACGGTCCGCTGCCCACCCCGCCCGCCTGGATCTAA
- the rsgA gene encoding ribosome small subunit-dependent GTPase A, producing MTFDLASLGWDAAFSADLPVLDADVVPGRVARVDRGVCTVLSADGPVRASLAGAVLAAASRDAVRLPCAGDWVLVRTWPDDRVTIEAVLPRRTAIVRRTADKDSSGQVLAANLDVAAVVEPLDPSPDIGRVERLLALAWDSGARPLVVFTKSDAVRDPAAVAADLARATPGVEVLTVSARLGTGLDQVRPLVAPGRTLGLLGPSGAGKSTLVNALAGAEVMGTRAVRETDGKGRHMTTYRALIPIPGGGAVLDTPGMRQVGLLDGAVGLDRAFADVAEMIAACRFADCTHQAEPACAVRAALESGDLSPRRWESWQRLNREVAYETRRREARQAAVERARLKQHRVRDTSRHL from the coding sequence ATGACCTTTGATCTCGCGTCCCTCGGTTGGGACGCCGCGTTCTCCGCCGACCTGCCGGTGCTCGACGCCGACGTGGTCCCGGGCCGGGTGGCCCGGGTCGACCGCGGCGTCTGCACGGTGCTGTCCGCCGACGGCCCGGTCCGCGCCAGCCTGGCCGGCGCCGTGCTCGCCGCCGCGTCCCGCGACGCGGTGCGGCTGCCCTGCGCGGGCGACTGGGTGCTGGTGCGCACCTGGCCCGACGACCGGGTCACGATCGAGGCGGTGCTGCCCCGGCGCACCGCGATCGTCCGGCGCACCGCCGACAAGGACTCGTCCGGCCAGGTGCTGGCGGCCAACCTCGACGTCGCCGCCGTGGTCGAGCCGCTCGACCCGTCGCCCGACATCGGCCGCGTGGAGCGGCTGCTGGCCCTGGCCTGGGACTCCGGCGCCCGCCCGCTGGTCGTGTTCACCAAGAGCGACGCCGTGCGCGACCCCGCGGCGGTGGCCGCCGACCTGGCCCGCGCGACGCCCGGCGTCGAGGTGCTGACCGTCAGCGCCCGGCTGGGCACCGGCCTCGACCAGGTCCGCCCGCTGGTGGCGCCCGGCCGCACGCTCGGCCTGCTCGGCCCGTCCGGCGCCGGCAAGTCGACGCTGGTCAACGCGCTCGCCGGGGCAGAGGTGATGGGCACCCGAGCGGTCCGCGAGACCGACGGCAAGGGCCGCCACATGACCACCTACCGGGCGCTGATCCCGATCCCCGGCGGCGGCGCGGTGCTCGACACGCCGGGCATGCGCCAGGTCGGCCTGCTCGACGGCGCCGTCGGCCTCGACCGGGCGTTCGCCGACGTGGCCGAGATGATCGCGGCCTGCCGGTTCGCCGACTGCACCCACCAGGCCGAGCCGGCGTGCGCGGTCCGCGCGGCGCTGGAGTCCGGCGACCTCAGCCCGCGGCGCTGGGAGAGCTGGCAGCGGCTGAACCGCGAAGTCGCCTACGAGACCCGGCGCCGCGAGGCCCGCCAGGCGGCCGTCGAGCGGGCCAGGCTCAAACAGCACCGCGTCCGCGACACCAGCCGCCACCTCTAG
- the gsmA gene encoding sporangiospore maturation cell wall hydrolase GsmA has protein sequence MKSALTRALVTGVLAGAAAVALLPGVAMAAPTATVSAGGPLNLRAGPSTADSRTGSVADGSKVTAACQEFGEQIKGTQRTSPYWDKLSNGSYVADAYLRWSPSRPALPWCSAKGASVATVSSGGGPANIRAGASTGTARIGTLANGRTLAVNCQVWGEKVVGHVRTTNAWDRLTDGRFISDALVAYSKGMPVLPWCGQVPPVVPPAGSAQFLARVAEPAKAGFTKYRVPASVTIAQSILESGWGRSYLSRRDHNYFGIKCFGDPGTIALGCRSYATRECEGSKCYDTTATFRAYKNVTASFADHGYFLTVNDRYANAFKYSTNPNQFAKEIAKAGYATTPSYATDLIDLMKEYDLYRYDPAARS, from the coding sequence GTGAAGTCTGCTCTGACCCGCGCGCTCGTCACCGGTGTGCTGGCCGGCGCCGCGGCGGTCGCCCTGCTGCCCGGGGTGGCCATGGCCGCACCGACCGCCACGGTCTCCGCCGGCGGACCGCTCAACCTGCGCGCCGGACCGTCCACGGCCGACAGCCGCACCGGCTCGGTCGCCGACGGCAGCAAGGTCACGGCCGCCTGCCAGGAGTTCGGCGAGCAGATCAAGGGCACCCAGCGGACCAGCCCGTACTGGGACAAGCTGAGCAACGGCAGCTATGTCGCGGACGCCTACCTGCGCTGGTCGCCGTCGCGTCCCGCCCTGCCCTGGTGTTCGGCCAAGGGCGCCAGCGTCGCCACCGTCAGCAGCGGCGGCGGGCCGGCCAACATCCGGGCCGGCGCCAGCACCGGGACCGCCCGGATCGGCACGCTGGCCAACGGTAGGACGCTCGCGGTCAACTGCCAGGTGTGGGGCGAGAAGGTGGTCGGCCACGTGCGCACCACCAACGCCTGGGACCGGCTGACCGACGGGCGATTTATCTCCGACGCCCTGGTCGCGTACAGCAAAGGCATGCCGGTGTTGCCGTGGTGTGGCCAGGTGCCGCCGGTGGTGCCGCCGGCGGGCTCGGCGCAGTTCCTCGCGCGGGTGGCCGAGCCGGCCAAGGCGGGCTTCACGAAATACCGCGTCCCGGCGTCGGTGACCATCGCGCAGTCGATCCTGGAGTCCGGCTGGGGCCGGTCCTACCTGTCGCGGCGCGACCACAACTATTTCGGCATCAAGTGCTTCGGCGATCCGGGCACGATCGCGCTGGGCTGCCGCTCCTACGCGACCCGCGAGTGCGAGGGCTCGAAGTGCTACGACACGACGGCGACCTTCCGGGCCTACAAGAACGTGACCGCGTCGTTCGCCGACCACGGCTATTTCCTGACCGTCAACGACCGCTACGCCAACGCCTTCAAATACAGCACCAACCCGAACCAGTTCGCCAAGGAGATCGCCAAGGCGGGGTATGCGACGACCCCGTCGTATGCGACCGACCTGATCGACCTGATGAAGGAGTACGACCTCTACCGGTATGACCCGGCGGCGCGCTCCTAG
- a CDS encoding CocE/NonD family hydrolase, whose amino-acid sequence MLAQVATFAAARALRLPPAVAGKVSYRRHQRVRARDGVVLMTDHYATDVPDAGTVLIRTPYGRGGPITLFGRLIAQRGLHTVIQSCRGTYGSGGTFDPMLHERIDGIDTIDWLRRQPWYNGNLAMFGSSYQGFAQWAVAPYVGDELRAMVLVCTTSSARDSTYAGEAFSLDTVLTWAELLSAEGQPFFTRQRELKRGQPKLLRGLATLPLETADRVAVGAPVPFYQDWLREVEPEATYWADRRFDDGVPTVRAPIAMITGWHDIFLTAQLRDYAALTAAGASPYLMIGPWTHGSPGLFAAWMREGLAFLCDRMPGGTDAAAALRNSATAPRAGGVHLHVANDGWREFPSWPPPGTPGEVFLHPDGGLGAGPGTGEPSTFYYDPADPTPSLGGAVLAANKAGRVDNRPVEARSDVLVFTGEPVETPLDLVGEVSATIHVHGEPEFFDVFVRLCDVDPKGRSWNVCDGLVRVVPGRFPRDADGVTRVTVPMFPTAHRFAPGHRMRVQVTGGAHPRWARNPGTGEPLGSAVALRGGRRWVFHDEARPSSVRFTVA is encoded by the coding sequence GTGCTCGCCCAGGTCGCGACCTTCGCCGCCGCCCGCGCTCTGCGCCTTCCGCCGGCCGTCGCCGGCAAGGTCAGCTACCGGCGGCACCAGCGGGTGCGGGCGCGTGACGGCGTCGTGCTGATGACCGACCACTACGCCACCGACGTGCCCGACGCCGGCACCGTGCTGATCCGCACGCCCTACGGGCGGGGCGGGCCGATCACCCTCTTCGGGCGGCTGATCGCCCAGCGCGGGCTGCACACGGTGATCCAGTCGTGCCGCGGCACCTACGGGTCCGGCGGCACCTTCGATCCCATGCTGCACGAGCGCATCGACGGCATCGACACGATCGACTGGCTTCGCCGGCAGCCCTGGTACAACGGCAACCTGGCGATGTTCGGGTCCAGCTACCAGGGCTTCGCGCAGTGGGCGGTGGCGCCCTACGTCGGCGACGAGTTGCGGGCGATGGTGCTGGTCTGCACCACCTCGTCGGCCCGCGACTCGACCTACGCCGGCGAAGCGTTCTCCCTCGACACGGTGCTGACCTGGGCCGAGTTGCTCAGCGCCGAGGGGCAGCCGTTCTTCACCCGGCAGCGCGAGCTCAAGCGCGGGCAGCCCAAGCTGCTGCGCGGCCTGGCGACACTGCCGCTGGAGACGGCCGACCGGGTCGCCGTCGGCGCGCCGGTGCCGTTCTACCAGGACTGGCTGCGCGAGGTGGAGCCCGAAGCCACCTACTGGGCCGACCGCCGCTTCGACGACGGCGTCCCGACGGTGCGCGCGCCGATCGCGATGATCACCGGCTGGCACGACATCTTCCTGACCGCCCAGCTCCGCGACTACGCGGCGCTGACCGCGGCCGGGGCGTCGCCCTACCTGATGATCGGCCCGTGGACGCACGGCAGCCCCGGCCTGTTCGCCGCCTGGATGCGCGAAGGGCTGGCGTTCCTCTGCGACCGGATGCCGGGCGGCACCGACGCCGCGGCCGCGTTGCGCAACTCGGCGACGGCGCCCCGCGCCGGTGGCGTGCACCTACACGTGGCCAACGACGGGTGGCGCGAGTTTCCGAGTTGGCCGCCGCCCGGCACGCCCGGCGAGGTGTTCCTGCACCCCGACGGCGGGCTGGGTGCGGGTCCTGGAACCGGGGAGCCGTCCACGTTCTACTACGACCCCGCCGACCCGACGCCGTCGTTGGGCGGTGCGGTGCTGGCGGCCAACAAGGCCGGCCGGGTCGACAACCGGCCCGTCGAGGCGCGGTCCGACGTGCTGGTCTTCACCGGCGAGCCGGTGGAGACGCCGCTCGACCTGGTCGGTGAGGTGTCCGCGACCATCCACGTGCACGGCGAGCCCGAGTTCTTCGACGTGTTCGTGCGGCTCTGCGACGTCGACCCGAAGGGTCGCTCGTGGAACGTCTGCGACGGGCTGGTCCGGGTGGTGCCGGGCCGCTTCCCGCGGGACGCCGACGGGGTGACCCGGGTGACCGTGCCGATGTTTCCGACCGCACACCGGTTCGCGCCCGGGCACCGGATGCGGGTCCAGGTGACCGGCGGTGCGCACCCGCGGTGGGCCCGCAATCCGGGCACGGGCGAGCCGCTGGGCAGTGCGGTCGCCCTGCGCGGCGGCCGGCGGTGGGTCTTCCACGACGAGGCACGGCCGTCGTCGGTGCGCTTCACGGTCGCCTAG
- a CDS encoding PhoX family protein produces MSDLDRRTVLRGAAAAAGGAVLGGPFLGFVNRDTAAAHGSQRAPLVDTVADLRDGKVRLHVPAGFHYRSFHDTEAPVVLDDGTALPGRHDGMGAFRDRGDDVVLVRNHEVNNPGPAFGPRTPYDAQARGGTTTVHVSRTGEVRRAYTSINGTMMNCSGGRMPWGSWVTCEETVNGPDVGPDFTNASNVPLTQPHGFVFEVPVRGEASGEPITAAGRFTHEAVAYDPHSGYLYLTEDSFEFPSGFYRYKPRRDPMKLGYLDNRGRLQMLAVRKRPNIHLEGNQRRGDTYDVKWVDIDDPAPRFPYTPGETAPTTNDDATVYVPKQGWEQGAAYFSRLEGAVYDDGVIYFTSTQGGGEAETELGPHATGGYGNGSGQIWAYYPKHQVLRAIYQSPGPDTLDFPDNVTTSPRGTLVVCEDNTNDNYLRGLTRQGELFDIALNRLTSSTGTSRFNDEFAGSTFSPDGHTLFVNIQAGAGMTFAIWGDWRKIGV; encoded by the coding sequence ATGTCTGATCTCGATCGCCGGACGGTGTTGCGGGGTGCGGCCGCCGCGGCCGGTGGCGCCGTGCTCGGTGGGCCGTTCCTCGGCTTCGTCAACCGTGACACCGCCGCCGCGCACGGCAGTCAGCGCGCGCCGCTCGTCGACACCGTGGCCGACCTGCGTGACGGCAAGGTCCGGCTGCACGTGCCGGCGGGGTTCCACTATCGCTCCTTCCACGACACCGAGGCGCCGGTCGTGCTCGACGACGGCACGGCGCTGCCCGGCCGGCACGACGGCATGGGCGCCTTCCGTGACCGCGGCGACGATGTCGTGCTGGTCCGCAACCACGAGGTCAACAACCCGGGACCCGCCTTCGGCCCGCGTACGCCCTACGACGCGCAGGCCCGCGGCGGCACCACGACCGTGCACGTCAGCCGGACCGGGGAGGTGCGCCGGGCCTACACCAGCATCAACGGCACGATGATGAACTGCTCCGGCGGGCGGATGCCGTGGGGTTCGTGGGTGACCTGCGAGGAGACCGTCAACGGGCCCGACGTCGGCCCCGACTTCACCAACGCGTCCAACGTGCCGCTGACCCAGCCGCACGGGTTCGTCTTCGAGGTGCCGGTGCGCGGCGAGGCCAGCGGTGAGCCGATCACCGCCGCCGGGCGGTTCACCCACGAGGCGGTCGCCTACGACCCGCACTCCGGCTATCTCTACCTGACCGAGGACAGCTTCGAGTTCCCGTCGGGTTTCTACCGCTACAAGCCGCGCCGCGATCCGATGAAGCTCGGCTACCTCGACAACCGGGGCCGCCTGCAGATGCTCGCCGTCCGCAAGCGCCCCAACATCCATCTCGAGGGCAACCAGCGGCGCGGAGACACGTACGACGTGAAATGGGTCGATATCGATGATCCGGCGCCCCGCTTCCCCTACACGCCCGGGGAAACGGCACCGACCACGAACGACGATGCGACGGTGTACGTGCCGAAGCAGGGTTGGGAGCAGGGCGCGGCCTACTTCTCCCGGTTGGAGGGCGCGGTCTACGACGACGGCGTCATCTACTTCACCTCCACCCAGGGCGGCGGTGAGGCGGAGACCGAGCTCGGCCCGCACGCGACCGGCGGCTACGGCAACGGGTCCGGCCAGATCTGGGCCTACTACCCGAAGCACCAGGTGCTGCGCGCGATCTACCAGTCGCCGGGTCCGGACACGTTGGACTTCCCCGACAACGTCACCACCAGCCCGCGCGGCACGCTGGTGGTCTGCGAGGACAACACCAACGACAACTACCTGCGCGGGCTGACCCGGCAGGGCGAACTGTTTGACATCGCGCTCAACCGGCTCACCTCGAGCACCGGCACGTCGCGGTTCAACGACGAGTTCGCCGGTTCGACGTTCAGCCCCGACGGGCACACGCTGTTCGTCAACATCCAGGCCGGCGCCGGGATGACGTTCGCGATCTGGGGCGACTGGCGCAAGATCGGCGTCTGA